CTGCTCCCGGTCTCAAAAGTAAAAATCCCTGTAGGAATCTTGCTCCTCCTTCCAATGCAAAATACAATTCTTCCTGGGTTTCTAAGCCCTCATATAGAACAGAAGCTCCTAAGGAGAACGCCAAGTCACGTATATGTTCTAATACTTTTCTGACAGAAGGAGAACGAGAAGATGCTCTTATTAATCTAAGATCTAATTTTAAAAAGTCCGGGCGGAGAAGTCCCACTCTTTCTATACCAGAAGCCTCCGATCCTAAATCGTCCAGAGCGATCTTGAATCCGTAAGCGCGGAGAAGGTCCACTGCGATCCTTAATGAGTCCAGGCTTCCAGAAAATTCTTCTTCAGTAACTTCTAAGATGATACGATTCGGTTCTATTCCATATTCTCTGGCTAACCGTAATAATCGAAAGGAATCAATCCTTTCATTTTCCAATTCTCTATAAAGACGATTGGGAGAAATATTCAGGAATAATTTAGATTGGTCCGGATGTACTTTAAGTTTTTCTAATGCTTTCGTCCAGAGGCCTTCTTCTAATTCTCCCAGTTCAGAATCGGATAGCCCTGCCTCAGCGGAGAATAAATAACCTGCAGAAACAATATCGTCTCCAGTTTTCTTACGTGCCAAAACCTCATGAGCGAAAATTTGCCCATCTTCAACAGACAAGATCGGTTGGAAGAATGGTATAATTTCCGTTTCTTGTTCCTGGAGGATCATTGTTCGTTATCTTGGATATTGTTATCGTTATAGCAAACTTAAATCCAGAATCGAATGAGTTTTGAATCCAAATACGTTAATATTATTAATTTAGTTTAATATAATTTAAACCGTAGGAAGAACCTCTAAAAACTTCGCAGGACGTTTGCGATTCAGATCTAATAAGGCCCATTCTGTGCTCGCTTGGCAGGCGACCTTACCATTCGACAAAAGTATTTTTTGCTCGAAGACCGCTCTTGTAGGAGAAGTCAAAACCAGATCAGACTCGATTGTGATCTCTTCTGGATAAGAGATCTCTTTTATAAATTTCAGATTTAAATTTAAGATCACCGGACCAAAACCTTTGTCTGCGAATTCTTCCATTGGAGCACCCCATTCTCTCATGGCTCTCATTCTGGCCTCATCCAAATAACCTTGGTAGTTCTTATTATTTACATGTCTGTTTGCGTCCAACTCGTCCCATCTTACATTTAAAGAATGTTTATGGCCTTCTCTGATTTTTTGTGTTTCTGCAGTTTCCATTTTTTATTCCTTATGGTCCAAAATGTGTATTAGAAATTTGTAAAAGTTTTCTGTTGGTCCCAATGAACCGCTTGCTCTACCTACAAGAAGGGCTCCTCTCCATGAGGATTCCAGAAACAGAGCGAATTCTCTATCAGTGCCGGAAATATTCAATTTTTTGAACGATCTCGCTTTCTGGCTGACAACTGCCAGTTGGTCCAAGGCGGAATCGAAATAGTTTTTGAGAGGTTTTTGTAGAGAAGTTTCAGAATGGCCTAGCTCCTGGCCGAATACATTGACTAAGCAGGAGACACCTTCTTTTAGGTTTTTTTTCTCCAGTTTGATCCTTTCTTTATATAAATTCAAAAGAGAAGATATCGGATCTTCTTTTGTTTTTTGAAGGATCTTTTCATTCCATAAGATTGCATTTTCAGAATAGTATTCTAAAACCTCTGACGCAAAGTCCTGTTTAGTGGGAAAATAATTATAAAAGGAAGCCTTGGGGATTTCGGCCTCGTCTGCGATTTCTTGGATACCTGTTGCTGAATATCCGAATTTACGAAAACGATCAATCCCTTTTAGGATAAGAGTATGCCTCTTCTCCTTTGCAGATTCTGCACTAATTCTCATACAAAATTAATACGACCGATTGGTCGCATTAATCAAGTCTTTTTTCTTTTTCTAAAATTTTAGATAATAGGGGAAGGGTAACTAAAACCAGTAAAACTTCCAAGGCACCATATAGAATTCCTGTAAATTCGAGGCCGGAGGCCCTATCATATATATTACTGAAAGTTTCTTGGGCGGAGATTGAGACTAATGGCCCTAGGAGAAATCCCAAGGAACCGAGTCCTGTAAACACAGTCATTACGCTTGCATTAAAACCGCTGGGCGCAAGTGAAGAAGCAAGTCTCATCGCAGGCACATACATGATCCCAGCACCAATTCCGCATGCGATCATGGACAGGTATAGTCCTGAAGAAGTATTCAAAAATCCAGTGCTTGCCTGTGCGATCCCATAAATGAAAGAACCGATCCAAACTAAAGAGATGGAATTCCATCTTCTGGAAAGTAGCGCAGCAGGAAGAGATAATACACTCATGAGTAGGAACATGACTCCGAAAAGTCCACCTACTTGTCCTGGGGAAAATCCTAGATCTTCTCTTAAATGTAAATTTAAAGAACTTAAAAAATAACCTACAGTGAAACGATCCACAAAATGGAAAGCAATAGGGACGAGTAATAATGGAGAAAGTGCCAAGGCCGTTTTTGTTTTTTGCCAGCCTTCCCATTCTAATTTTTTGAGATTACCTTCTTCTAAAAAGAAAAAAGCCAAAATCCCCAAAAACAGAAGAATGAATCCTCCTACAAAAAATGGAAGAAGTGGGTTTTTATTCCCTAAAAATCCAAGAGATTGACCAACACCGCCTCCTAATGTAAGAAGTGTTCCGCCTAATCCGAATAAAATTCCTTTATTATAAAAACTAGATGTTTGGTCCTTCTCTTTATCTGAAATACAGGTGAGAAGTAGACCTATCACAAAAATATGCGCCCCTCCTTCCAAAAATCTCAAAACAAAAAGAGAAGAGATATTTGGCATAAATGGGAGAAGGGCTAGCAAAAACGCGTCCAATATAGCAAAAGTTCCGATTAATTTTTTTCTGGTTCCTAATTTATCCGATAGCCATCCAGCTAACGGTGAGAATAAAAAAGAACCAAGCATCGCGGAACTCTGGAACCAGGCTACTCCGTATCCGGTTCCACCCAATCTATCTTTTATGATCTCTTTATATACCGGCACGATCATCGTAACCGGTAGCATTGCTAAAAAGATGAAGGATAATGTAATCCAGGGAAAAGAATCCGCCCCCAAGGAGGAGGATCCTTTTTTGGCAGATACTTTTAACAAAGATCAGTGCCTCGCAGGACTCGCTAAAACTTCATCGAATTTGGCTTTGCCTATAGAAGAGATCAATGTTTCTTCCAACTCGTCGAAAATTTTTCCGTTCAATTTAAAAACTTCGTTAGCTTCTTGTACTATTTTTTCTTTTTCGGAATCGGAGAGAGAAAGGGAGTCTAAAGCAGTTCTATATTTATCTTTAAAATCTTTCGGGCTGGAGATCTCAGGAAACTCGTAAAAATCCAGACCTGATGTTCCTTCTATTCCTAAAGCTTTAGCGGCTACTCTTTTTAAAATCTGTCCGCCAGAAAGATCTCCTAAATAACGAACATAACTATGGGCTACTAATAATTCCGGAGAAGTATTTGCAGTTTCTCTAATATGTTTTACGTAAGCTTCTGTAGCTGGAGTAATTTTTGGAGAATGTCCCGGTTGGAAAAAATGTGCCAGGTCTTTTTCGATCATCCCTTTTCTATATAATTCCGGGAATCTGATCTTTCCTACGATTGGA
The genomic region above belongs to Leptospira saintgironsiae and contains:
- a CDS encoding EAL domain-containing protein, encoding MILQEQETEIIPFFQPILSVEDGQIFAHEVLARKKTGDDIVSAGYLFSAEAGLSDSELGELEEGLWTKALEKLKVHPDQSKLFLNISPNRLYRELENERIDSFRLLRLAREYGIEPNRIILEVTEEEFSGSLDSLRIAVDLLRAYGFKIALDDLGSEASGIERVGLLRPDFLKLDLRLIRASSRSPSVRKVLEHIRDLAFSLGASVLYEGLETQEELYFALEGGARFLQGFLLLRPGAELSTGKEPSLSIKEMVKFFHQKKMEALRQELNFENKIRLTLGEFLSPFPILKIANRYLIDAYTVFQSSKEIHRVYITDSKGTQLSPYYMRTGEDSFRETSHGIGKNWSYLPYFYRQLRDSMRKPDDWGMSERYFDSDAVKDLIVFSREVESGAYVFLDVTAPRLY
- a CDS encoding acyl-CoA thioesterase: METAETQKIREGHKHSLNVRWDELDANRHVNNKNYQGYLDEARMRAMREWGAPMEEFADKGFGPVILNLNLKFIKEISYPEEITIESDLVLTSPTRAVFEQKILLSNGKVACQASTEWALLDLNRKRPAKFLEVLPTV
- a CDS encoding TetR/AcrR family transcriptional regulator; this encodes MRISAESAKEKRHTLILKGIDRFRKFGYSATGIQEIADEAEIPKASFYNYFPTKQDFASEVLEYYSENAILWNEKILQKTKEDPISSLLNLYKERIKLEKKNLKEGVSCLVNVFGQELGHSETSLQKPLKNYFDSALDQLAVVSQKARSFKKLNISGTDREFALFLESSWRGALLVGRASGSLGPTENFYKFLIHILDHKE
- a CDS encoding MFS transporter; this translates as MLKVSAKKGSSSLGADSFPWITLSFIFLAMLPVTMIVPVYKEIIKDRLGGTGYGVAWFQSSAMLGSFLFSPLAGWLSDKLGTRKKLIGTFAILDAFLLALLPFMPNISSLFVLRFLEGGAHIFVIGLLLTCISDKEKDQTSSFYNKGILFGLGGTLLTLGGGVGQSLGFLGNKNPLLPFFVGGFILLFLGILAFFFLEEGNLKKLEWEGWQKTKTALALSPLLLVPIAFHFVDRFTVGYFLSSLNLHLREDLGFSPGQVGGLFGVMFLLMSVLSLPAALLSRRWNSISLVWIGSFIYGIAQASTGFLNTSSGLYLSMIACGIGAGIMYVPAMRLASSLAPSGFNASVMTVFTGLGSLGFLLGPLVSISAQETFSNIYDRASGLEFTGILYGALEVLLVLVTLPLLSKILEKEKRLD
- a CDS encoding heme oxygenase (biliverdin-producing), translated to MSLAQALRDGTSESHTIAENNAFIRCFMKGVLEPKSYAKHLESFYFVYAAMEEELENKKDHPIVGKIRFPELYRKGMIEKDLAHFFQPGHSPKITPATEAYVKHIRETANTSPELLVAHSYVRYLGDLSGGQILKRVAAKALGIEGTSGLDFYEFPEISSPKDFKDKYRTALDSLSLSDSEKEKIVQEANEVFKLNGKIFDELEETLISSIGKAKFDEVLASPARH